GCTGGTTCAGTTGATATGCGTGAGTAGTAGCGTGTTAGCTCCGTATCCACTCCAGAAAGATGCCCGCATCTTGTACGAAGTGGTAGGCCCAATAGAGGAGCCAGCCGACGACCAGTATCCCCAGCGGAATGTAGAATTCGAACCAGAGACTCACGGCGACGACAAGCAGCCCCGTAATGAATGCTCCTTTCTGCAGGGCTCGTCGTTTGAGCCAGCGTCGGTGCTCGTCAAACCCGTTGTCGGAAAGCAATAGTGGCACGTCGTCGGTCCCGCGGAGGACTGGTTCACCCTGCTCAACGTGTATTTCACCGCTAATGCTCACTTCGTCACCCTCCAGCAGCGGACGCGCCTCTAGCAAATAGCGATCCAGATCAATCTCATCGTTGTGCCGCTGCACGTAGCCAGCAAACCGCTGGAACGAGCGGTGTTCGATACGGTCACGGAGATAGGTGTACCAAGAGTCCCAGAGATACACGGACAACCGGTCGTGCTTATTGACACCGCCGATCTCTAACTCCGCAAGTCGTTCGGCGTCGAGCGCGGTTCGGAGCCACGACGGATCGATACGAACCGTCTGACTGCCAGCGTCAACGCCGAACCGACCCCATTCGATACCTGAGGCGAACGTGTGCCAATGCTGGCGCTCCCAGCCCCAGTCTTCGATTGTGAGGTCACTATTGGTGTTGTCCGAGAACCGACTCTGCCAAAGATACGCACCAACAGGCCGGTCAGCATCTTCGACGGCCGCAGAAGCTGTTTCAACCGGCTCCTCAACCGTCAGTTCACCCGTGAGGGCGACTGTCTCACCGTCGACGATTGACGACGGCATGTCGGTATCTGACGGGAGAGATCGAAGTACGAGCAACGCAGTCAGCGTTCGATACCCATGGGCCAGGACGATAGTTACGAGGACCGCGATTATGAGGAGAACAATCGTGGGTGGCATGCGTGGATTGAGTTGAGACGCTTAAGGCTGTCTTAGTGGATGGGTTGGTTACCGATACTCCGTTTACCGATATTCAGTTGGGATGTCATTAGTCTGGCCCTGTTGGCTGTACAGCACCTGCAGCGGTGGGTACACGTGGGAAGGCCTTGCGTTACAGGGAGGCTTCATCACACACCGAGGATGGCGAACCGGTTGAATATTTTGAGAAACAGCGTTCACAAGAACTGGTACCACAACACATTATTTGTATGGTCCACATCCGAGAACACGGTTACGAGACGTTCTCAGCGTACCCGTCGAGATGGGTGAAGTAATTGAACACGTCAGCGTCCATTGGCAGGTGGGTGGTCATGAGGACGCTTTCCCGCGGTCGCGGAGCTTCGACAGCTGATGATGGACCTCGCGCACCATCGTGAGGTCGAGGGCGGCTGTGGGTTCATCGAGGATGTACAGCGGTGTCTCGACGCTCAGGGAGATGGCGAGCTCGAGTTTCCGGCGCATCCCGCCGGAGTACTGGTCCGCTCGGTCGTCGAGCTGGTCGTCAATGCCGAACGTTTCAACCAGCGTCCGCCACCGGTCGGTAAATGACGGGTTGGGTTGGTCGTAGAACGTGATATTCTCCCGTCCAGTCAACCTATTGAGACACAGAGCATCCTGAAGCAGAAAACTCGTCGTTCCGGGAATAGTAGCTGGTTCGTCTCCCGAAACTTCGACGGTGCCCTCGGAAGGGGACAGACCACCAGCGAGACAGGAGGCGAGTACGGATTTTCCCGTTCCGTTTGGGCCCAGCAAGACGACGACCTCACCAGAATCGACGGTCAGGTCGAGCTTATCAAATACGGCATCCCCGCTGAACGACTTTCCGAGGCCGTCGGCAGCGAGGGCGGGTTCGCTCATCGTCGGACCCCTGTCGTACAGCTGCCACCGCGTGAGAAGCACACCTAACACTGCCGCTCCGACACTGTAGACGACAAGCGGTACGAGACGACAGTGTTCCGTAGCGAAGCCGACGCTTGCAATGTTTTCGGTAGTGACGAGCTGAACTGCTATAGTGCGCGTCGCAAGCACGTTCGGGAGAACCCCAACCATCGATTCCTCGAGGACGACGCGACCTCCGCCTTCGCGTTAATAGTCAGATCGGCTCCAAGTCAACGTCGCTGGGCTCACCTTCCAGTTCGACCATAGCCAACCGGCCCTCCTGTGAGGTGCCGACGATTGTTAGCTCCTCGGAAGTGGTAGTTTCGTACTCTTGTTCAAGCGCATTGAGGTCGACATCGGTTTCCCCGCCGTACAGTTCGACCACCGTGAGCGCCAGCTGGTCATCACGGATCTCCTGGGTGACCGCACTGGTGAGAAAATCACTTTCGTCGGCTTCCTCGGCGACTGATGGCGCAGGAAGGTCACCGTAGCTAACGGTTGCGGTCGACAGTTGGGACATCAGATCCTCGTAAGCCCCCTCACGCTCGACGTAACGGTCCCGTTCGTCCACATAGGTGTCGATCGCGAGTTTCAGTTCCATCCTGTTGTCTGACTCAATACCGTAGGCACCACGACCAGCGAGCACGTAGTCAGTCGATTCTGCCAACAGAAACCCGCCGTCATCGGTGAACACTGTAAAATCACGGTACTCTCCCTCTTCGGAGAGACCGAGTCCGTTGGCGAGCGTAGCGCCATCTACGTTGCCCGATAGGATGACGAACTGATTCATCGTCAGCGAGTACTCGATGTCATCAACGGACAGCCGGTCGCCAAACATCGCCCCATAGTAAGATTCTAGTTCGGACGCGGACTTTGCATCGCTGTCGAGCAAGGTTGTTACGTCCGTATATCCGAATCCAGCACTCTCTACGTTGATCTCAGCGGGATTGAACATCCACTCTGTGTAGGCTGTTGTCTCCCCATCGAAGCTCACGCCTCCACCGTCGGATTCAGCCGTCCCCTCAGTGGAGGTGTTGTTCGTCGAATCGGATTGTGTTTCGTTCGAATCCGAGGTATCGGTTCCATCTCGGCTACAGCCTGCGAGACTCGTGATTCCGCCAACTGCTGCTCCCGTTTGCAACACAGATCGCCTTGATACCATGAATCGACTCCCCCTGTCCTCAGTATGAGTAGAGTGTCATAAAACAATTCTTGTACGAACCACGTCCGCGCGTTGACAGGCCACGCCCGCGCGACTCTGGTCGCGCCCGCGGCCTTTCTTCCCGGCAGAGCGTACACTTCGTCGATTTCGACCAGGCCAACAAGATTCGAGAGAAGGCGTATCGGGCGCTTCGCCAGAGATCTCGATGCGCCGGTCCATCATTTGTATGCCACTTCAATTTCGTACTGGAATTGTCTGAAACCCGTGTTAACCGGAGAAGCGTGTGAATTGAGAACAGCTACCGAAGGACGCAATCTTCGAGTGAACAAAGATCACGCCAGTCTTGTCGTTGAATATTCGGTCGTAATTCTCACAGAGATACCGTTGAAACTCTCCGTAGCTGCCGTTTCTGACCAGACGTCAGAACGGAAGCGATAACAGGTAACGCCGTCACGCCAGCGAACCGGTTCCAGCAGGTCTGCTGCGACCGATCCCGAACCAAACACATCTAGCGGAATCATTCGTGACGGGCACCGCGTTAGCGGTGTCCTTGTCCTCTTTGACTCTACAGCGACCACCCAGCAGTATCAACAATCTCCTATGCAAGAGCGTTGCCAATAACTAGTGTGATCCAACAGCGTCGTTGCAAATAGCAGCGCCATCCTACAGGGACCGTCAAGCCTACTCTCTGACTACGATGTCGAAATCAAAACTGACCCGTAATACGTCGCGGCTACGCGGGAAACGAGGATTTCAGTTCAAGAACGATGGTACAACAATCGATTCGGAGGCAGTGCTCGATCTGTTGAGTGACGACCATGCTCGGCGCATACTAGACAAACTTGATGGCAAGCCACTCTCTGCACGGGAGTTAGTAGAGCGGTTGGACAGTTCCCGAGCTACCGTCTATCGACGTCTGGATAGTCTCGAAGCCGCAGGTCTCGTCCGGACTTCGATGAGCGTCGAGGTGGACGGTCATCATCGACAGCAATACCATGTCGCAGTCAACCGACTCCGGCTCACCTTCGAGAGCAATGGCGTCACGGTCAAGGCGGGCGATTGAGCTACCGGATCCTCGAATTCAGCCTATCTCTGCATAGCTAGAGGACAGTGGTGGTGAAGATGCCAGATAGTAGTGGGATATTATACGGACGTTCAAACAGTAGTAATGATATACCGATGCCGACCACCAACTGTATACCTCAGTCTGTCACCGGCTCAGAGAACAGCGCGACCAGCGAGGAGCGCATGATTGAACTTGACGAACTCCTCACCGTGTTGGCCAAGGCGTACACGAACGACATTCTCGCAGCACTGGATAAAGGACCGATTCCTGCCCGCGAGATCGCCGAGATATCTGGTGCTTCTCGTCCGACAGTATATCGGCGTCTCAACCAGCTTGAAGCGGTCGGTGCCGTTGAGACGACGATGTCTATGCCGTCCAATGGACAGCAACGCAAGGAATTCCGACTTGTTATTGAGGAACTCGAGTTCTCGCCCGTGAGCGACAGGGGTGTTGTCGAGGATGTGGATTTCGTAGCTTCGAATTGAACAATTCGACGGTTGGGTAAATATCCGGACCGTTGACGACCTCCCGCGCCTGAAGACGCGGGAATCCCACGGCACTGCACCGCTGGATTGGGGTATTAGGGTTTGCAGTCTCCCACCACTGCCCGAGGTTGGAATCCTCGAGAGAGGTCATGAAGGTAGACTTCGGGCTGTGCCACCCAGCCGGTACTCCTATCCGCGTCCAAACTGGACGCAGACTCGGAGTTACTTTCGGTGATATCGAGACGGATGTTCTCCGCCCCGTTCACGTCAGCGTTGAGCGCCGCATCGCACGATTCACAGACGTACAGTCCACGTTCAACGCGTTGACTCTCGTCTTCTTGACCGCAGATACAACACGTCTTACTCGTATCGCGCTCAGACACTTCTACGACTTCGATACCCTCGACCTTCGCCTTGTACGAGAGAATCTTCGTGGAGCGATCGAACACCCAGCCGTGTCGGTCAAGCATCTCAGCCACTTGCGAGTGGTTGAGGATCTCGCTCGCTAGGTGCGGTGGAATTCCAGCATCCTGAACGCCTGTATAAGCACTTATTCAGCTGTCGTGATTGATTTGTTCGAGGAGTTTATATTCTTGAGATCGGATATCGATTATCGTCCCTTCTCTTACAGGTGTTAACCATCTACTCGTACCGGGATATTAGTACCGCCACACCCTACCGCCGGTAACATGGCCAGCGAGATGCGTGTGGAAAATCCTCGAGTCCTGATGGTCGACGACGAAAAGAAGGTAGCCGACGCGTATGCACTCCGTCTCGAAGGCGTCGGTGAAGTGACCGTCGCGTATGGAGGCGAGGAAGCGCTCACAGTCGTGGGCGAGCAGTTAACGCCAGACGTTGTCCTGCTTGATCGGCATATGCCCGGCCTCTCTGGTGACGAGGTGCTCGATCAGCTCCGGGGACGAGATCTCAAGACACGCGTCGTAATGGTGACGGCGATCGATCCGGGTCTGGATATCGTCGATATGCCGTTCGACGACTATCTCTCGAAGCCAGTCGACCGTGAGGATCTTCACGCCGCCGTTGACCAGCAGTGTCAGGTGCTCGCGTACGAACTTCTCGGCGAGTACTTCCGGCTAGAGTCGACGCGAGCGGTCATCGACGCCGAACTACCGGCCGGCGAGGTAGCGGCTGATGATCGACTCGCCGACATCGAGGCACGCCGTAACGATGTCAAACAGCGTGTTCTGAGACTGCTTCCGGAAACTGAGGAGTTACTTTCCGAGTTCTCGGGGATCGACCGCGAACGATACTGATTTCGGTTCACTGGTCGTTGGAGACAGTCGCCTCCCCACCTGTCGGATCTGACTCTGCACCATCAAAAAAAGACTTGACGAGTTTCTGCTCCGCACGCCGGAGGTGGTATAGCATCGTCGACCCGGCGATGTCGAGCGTTTCCGCCACTTCAGAAGAGGTGCTCCCTCGCGGTGACGCGAAGTAGTCCGACAGGTACGCAGTCCGGAGTACGGTCTGTTGCCTGTCGGTCAGCCGATCGTTGAGTCCATCTTGGAACGCCTCGACCGGTTCGGGTGTTTGGTTCGTCTCCTCTTTGGCGATGAGTTTCGTCTCCGAGACAGTTTCATCGACGACCTCGATCAGCCGCCGAACGTCGCCGTCAGACGGGAGTTCGGCGACGAGACGAGCCGATTCGGAATTGTATTCGCCACCCCTGATCGTCGCGCCCCATGC
The sequence above is drawn from the Halostagnicola kamekurae genome and encodes:
- a CDS encoding ArsR/SmtB family transcription factor: MIELDELLTVLAKAYTNDILAALDKGPIPAREIAEISGASRPTVYRRLNQLEAVGAVETTMSMPSNGQQRKEFRLVIEELEFSPVSDRGVVEDVDFVASN
- a CDS encoding ArsR/SmtB family transcription factor, encoding MSKSKLTRNTSRLRGKRGFQFKNDGTTIDSEAVLDLLSDDHARRILDKLDGKPLSARELVERLDSSRATVYRRLDSLEAAGLVRTSMSVEVDGHHRQQYHVAVNRLRLTFESNGVTVKAGD
- a CDS encoding ATP-binding cassette domain-containing protein, which gives rise to MSEPALAADGLGKSFSGDAVFDKLDLTVDSGEVVVLLGPNGTGKSVLASCLAGGLSPSEGTVEVSGDEPATIPGTTSFLLQDALCLNRLTGRENITFYDQPNPSFTDRWRTLVETFGIDDQLDDRADQYSGGMRRKLELAISLSVETPLYILDEPTAALDLTMVREVHHQLSKLRDRGKASS
- a CDS encoding response regulator; translation: MASEMRVENPRVLMVDDEKKVADAYALRLEGVGEVTVAYGGEEALTVVGEQLTPDVVLLDRHMPGLSGDEVLDQLRGRDLKTRVVMVTAIDPGLDIVDMPFDDYLSKPVDREDLHAAVDQQCQVLAYELLGEYFRLESTRAVIDAELPAGEVAADDRLADIEARRNDVKQRVLRLLPETEELLSEFSGIDRERY